In the genome of Aedes aegypti strain LVP_AGWG chromosome 2, AaegL5.0 Primary Assembly, whole genome shotgun sequence, the window ATTGAATGTGTTCAGCCGTTGAAAGGTCGCTGATCATACGTGTAGATCTGATGATCTATGCAAAAAACAGTTCTGGAATGTGCTTATCGTGGGATCAAAATTGCAAAACTATAATTTCATCGATCGCAGAAGATCTATGATCTGCTCCATTTGACAAAATTGCGATGACACAAGATGATTTGGAATTTAATGACTGTAGTGAGAATAACTATAGTTATAACTATACTAAGGGTCGATTTCTTCACCCTCGCTTAgaccttaaacctagtttatcTATATGGGTaagcgtggtttacggcttaagcgaaggtgaagaaatcggccctaactataataaaatattgttcTTCAAAATTCTAAAATCTATATTTGAAATTATTACTGGACAACATCTCTGATTCTCTGAAGCTATACATAGTTTCGAGCACCCATTTATCTTCTACTGTCTCCGTCACATCTTCAGACATTCCATAATGACCCGCATTGGCTGGATACTTCCGATCGTTTCGATCATCCTCGGTATATCCGCCGTCCAACTCGTGCATGCCCAGAACATCAGATGCTGTGAAGACTACTGCTACAGCCGAGATCATGACCGGAGTCAGTCGAAGCATTTCGCCACGAAAACCTCCTACGAAGTGATCCACGGTTCGTCCTCCAGTCGGGAACACATCGTACCAAGTAAGAGAATCCTTGAGTAGTTTCGCCTTTTTGTAACTAATCGGGGATGATGATTGCCGTTACAGATTGTATTCCGTCCAAGTTTTGGCTGCTGAGCCGCCACGGAACGAGACTACCGGGTAAAAAGGATATCGAGTTACTACCGCAAGCTCTGAATAATGTAGGTTTTGGTGTCCTCATCAACTTCGATGAACGCGAAGATATTGAACAGTGCTTTTTGATTTCAGCTTCGAAATTCGATTCTGGACAACTACGACAACCGTCGTACAGCTCCAGACATAGGACGTATGTGCGCCGACGATTTGGATCTACTGCGATCGTGGCGCTGGGACCGGAACGTCTCCGTTGAGTACGAATCCTTTCTCACCGATCAGGGTTGGAGTGACTTAAAGCTGCTGGCCAGGCGAGAGAAGGATCGCTTCTACGAAGTGTTCAACGGGCCCTACGATAAGCAGCGTTATTTGGTAAGTACGTGCAGACCAAGAATAAGATACGATTGTAGTTCAACCTGCCTTTGTAGTTCCGTCACACGAAAGCGCAACGCACCGAGGCCAGTTTCAAAGCGTTTGTTGAGGGCCTATTTGGAGATGCAGCGTATAACTTTATCAACGCGGACCCGGAACCTAGCGACGATACTCTGCTGAAGCCTTATGATTTTTGTCCGGCGTATGATGCAAACAAGGACAAAAATAAGCAACCGGACTCCGAGCTGAATAAATTTTTAAGGTCTCCGATGTATTTGCAAACTCTGTCGGATATTTCGACACGTTTGGGCTTCCGGTACAATCTGAGCACCGATCAGATTGAAGCCATGTGGGACATTTGCAGGTACGAGCAGGCATGGCATCTGCAGCAGTACAGCCCTTGGTGCAGTGTGTTCACCAAGAGTCAGGTCAATGTTCTGGAGTACAAGGAAGACCTCAAGTATTACTATCAGAATAGCTATGGGTACGAGAGGAGTGCCGACTTGGCCTGCTATGCCGTCGCCGATATGATGAAGCATTTGGGACGTGCGGACGGTCAACAAGTTATCGCCTACTTCACACACGAGTCGGAGATTCAGATCTTTCTGGCTGCCTTGGGTGCGCTGAAGGATAGAATAGCACTCAGAGCAGATAATTACTACGCCATGCAGAATCGGAACTTCAGATCTAGTGAGCTGACTCCGTTCGCGTCTAACGTTGCAGTCGTGAGGTATCAGTGTGCTGATCCGGTAGAACCGGTGAAGGTCATTTTCTTCCTGAATGAAAAGGCATTGATGTTCGACTGGTGTCGAGTTGGGCTTTGCAACTGGTCCGAGGTGGTACGGCGTTACGAGCGATTTACCAAGGGAGATTGTGCCAAAATGTACTGTGGTGGAAGCGGGGCGTCCAGCAGCACATTGCATTGGACGGCTGCGATGGGCGTCGTGTTGGCAATAGGCGGAACGTTCCTCGCGCAACAACGATTGTAGCTGCCGGACAGTATTGATAGATAATAAATTTTAGTTTAGATATACTTTATaaccctttttttaatttatccaTTTAGCATTCCTTCACTCCACTTTTTCACCGCCTCTCGATAGATGGATCCGAAGGTTTAGTCTGCATTTGTAGGTTCGAGTCCTGTTACGGTCGCCATGTGATAATTTTTGATTGTATATGGAAGTAGGGAAGTCTTTTGATCACTCATTTTCAGACTTGCAGAAACTTTTCTGCGATGCAAAAATTTAGCGATTTCGAGGTTTTTTTCGAGGAGTAAAAAATAAACTAGAAATTCACAACACGAATCCTCAAACATTTCGGAGTGCATAGAAAtgcgagcattttttttttggtgcttTTCTCTATTGCTTCTATGCTCTGCTCACCCTTActcacacttaaaaaaaaattttgagtgACCCGTACAAACAAAACAGGTCTCGCggagttgtgatggcactctTTTTTTCCTCAGGTGTGTTTTGTGTCACATCTTCCTcactcatttttcgttgcctctctagtatttttttttcgcttccttATAAAGAGGCAAAGACAGCTGGCCGTATAAGTATCAGGGGGGGTGACAAGAGTCAATAATTACCAATCCAACATTGTTtaacatggcgtccagtgttcttgttttgattgttttgaGAGAGACAAAACATGCGTTTTTATGGgtaggagacatcaatgatatctcgctgatgcgtaaaacatGAAACAAAGTGGAAAGCGTCATCAAATACGATGATTTATGCGATATTTCTAATTGCCAGAATCTACATCTAGGTGCAAGtttagggcaaaccgaccagaaagtgggtaccaaaacgcgaagtaccaaaacgatgtgaggaagcgccgaaatgtatgcaggatgacagccgtGTCAGTCCTCTGATACGTATACGTTCAATGTAAAAAATGTGGTAAATAGTAAAGGTTGTAAATTTAcaacaaatctcgcataacttatgatcgcgccctaaaagccattggtaaccatgtatgtagctcgttgtttctgagcatttgaatggagttacacgttatttaacaacgctatggcgAAGAAATGATCattacccaactaacatttagtgtaaatgtaaacattctctaggccttctttatacggctttatgctgagtaaaggcgctgtacatacgaatgaaagcttctatgcgatccttttaccaacaaatctgtcaaatctactcagctacttttaagctgtgttggcagctcttattcatatcgatcattgctctatctcgacagttatacgacaagtagctgtgtaacatctttggaaggcgctttctcaaccattttgcaactgttgaataattattatacagcttcgctgtattatcgattaaatattattatcaagctgtttcacagcttccggaattcatatcataagtatctgaatttaatgttcccaacgttacctgccaccgcttggaatcgaactcacgatctctgcatccacaagtctcgacgctgtccttgttgccaccacagtctatatcgaaaggcaaagaaaacacaccgttttgttctacatcgaaaacggttcacacaatattttataatgattgtaaaagatgccatagccgcgcttacaccacttcatcaggctgtaaaagggtgcgaaacgtcaaacgcaatgtttacatccaacaagctgagtagatgcgccacaagttgttgttttacagcatactgctgtatgctcgctgtataactaacgacaaagcgcttcttaaatatatattgagcagcgtaacaaatcatattgtatagaagcagccggattgatgatggcgagttttaCTCCACATCATTAAGTTGCTATCCTTTaaggtgttgagttacagcttagtgaaagctgcaaaagcgataactgatgaaatttattcagttaagatttgtagctgcaaaacgtttgcgttacagctgtattaaggctaatcgttctatttttgacagctttcattttttgctgcgttcgctgcttcaattcaactgttatatagcacaaagcaaataatcttggcttatagcgctaaaattgttagttgggtatctacctgccagtggtgttgatttggatgtttattcattcatttgctcagaaacaacgagctacacacgtagttaccaatggtttttagggcgttatctcagattatgcgagaaattTAGATTTTTGCCCGCCCAGGATAATGaacaatgaatactagattcaTTTGGGCTTCGCAAATAGTTTTGGACCCCTAAAATCTAGCCTAATTTATAATAATGGGCTTATCGGCATACGGAAAGAAAATCGataatgaaaatatttgtattgAACGCTACGCTATACTTTCGCAAAGTTTCCACCAATATTGATTCTCTTGTATTCAGCATAGCTATCATgcataaatttattatgtatccggtataAATTGAAACCAACATTTATTGAccattattgttttctcgggcccgagcgtcgcagctaatatgtgaatagtgcgctgtgttcataaaaatcgtaagaatgcagcgccatactaaaaaactgatttcaaaatgcggcgagtGGAGGCGTGACgtgatccggtttggtggcggtgcgacaatatatAATCTCAAATTAATtcacaatttttgttttgagcGGGACAGTTTTTATGGATAGGAGACATCAATAATACCTTGCAGATGCGTAAAACATTTAATGGTGAAAAATGCAATGCATCATCAAATGAGACCAAATGAGACTGattgggaagctctttgacagttcttttatggagatgacagtcccgtgttagcaccggtcctctaccgatgtaaacaaatgcatagacggatctgtctcATGAAAAGgctcatttaaggtgaagagttttcaacttcaaagattGCACTATAAcatcaaaggcacaaatctcgcgaagaaagcatcccacaacagtgcactttttattttggctttgtgcactagcagaaagcttaaaataagaagataagaaacgtttgccaactatttctccaattctgtgcctttgaaaacgtgagtagggggagaagtcggccattgtgctggccatctttggattccgagatgtttcaccttaaggcgaGATGTAAGCATTTTCGAAGTTTTCTTTATACGACCTTTTGCTGAGTAAATGCACTATAAATACGAGCAAAAGCTTTTATGCGATCCTTTCACCAATAAATCTAGCGAATCTACTCATCAATTTCTACTCGCAAAAACATTGTGCGGTAAATCCTACCATTTTAGgaggttaacttaagcgctcgcaccggcaattttcagcagaccagaaatgcgcttgattttaccatgtctgtagttggaatcagattgttgtaaattatttctgtcaaatgtaccagtaatgcggtggggtgtaccgtaaacatagtaatttGGTCtgaatttgttgaggaatcaattttcattgttgtatcaatacttttatgcctcACTATGTACATATAAGGTTAAGCCTCACTATAACTGTAGAATACGTGTGTAGCAAAACCATCGCTAGTGGACCATGAAGCATCAGAATCAATACCCTGTGTACGACCAGACAAGGCATCAGTTTTCAGATCCTTGCTGGCGAAGGCAAGATAATAAAGGAAGGTGGATAGCctctaagaagaagaaaacccggagttttcaattatcaacaggttatgggcccaggccATACCAAGGCGCAACAGAACGATGGACCAGGACGAATCGGCTGTGGTTAGCAGCAGGAACGAGTCGGCTGTGGTTAGCAGCCGGAAGAAGTCGGCTACCGGTAGCAATCGGTACGAGTCGGCTGTAGGCCGAGACCGGGACGAGTTGGCTGTGGGCAGCAGTCGGAATGAGTCGGCTCCAGGCAGAGGCCGGGGCGAGTCGGCTGTAGGCAGAGCCCGGAACGAGTCGGCTGTCGGCAGCAGTCGGAATGAGTCGGCTGTGGATAGCAGCCGGAACGAATTGAGTCGCAGCAAGAACGAGTCGGGCAGCAGCCAGGACAGAGGGACTGTGGGTAGCAGCCGAGGTCGAGCGACAGGAGCAATACCCAAACACGGTGGCAGAAGTCGGAGCGAGGACGGAGCAACCAGTGCAAATCATAGTCGTGAGAGAGCGGCTGGTGTTAGCCGTGGTGAAAGTGGACATACTGCCACAAATCGTGGCAGAGATAATGCGGCTGGTGAGAGTCGCAGTTATATCAGAAATGATGCTGCAGGCCGTGGCATAAACAGGACGGTTAGTCAGAATCGTAGCCGCGACCAGGACGGTGGAGTGCACGGTTGGGATCGGCGTGACGAAACACCTGGCAGAAACCGATTCGGCAGATTGCACGATGATGATCGTAATCTTGGGGCAGCAGGTGGCGATTGGTACGATGAAGAAGAAGGCCAGTACGACGCCGAATCTAGTAGCAGACAGTATGGCAGAGTCCGTACAgaaaatattccatcgataCGAGTGACAGCATCGGACGGGCTTCGTACGGCCGAAGCCACCAATGGGATGGATAATCTTTTGGTGCCGAATGCGAAGACGGTGATGCTGATCGAAAGACGAAGCCAAATGGTTGGCGTGTTCGAGGGAGACGAACGAGAATTTACGCCATGGAAATGGCGTCTGATGCATCATCTGTCACGGTTGAAGCTGGACTATACTGTGCTGCGCACGCCTCGACAGGAGCCGTATGGACAACCAGACCCAAATGCCACACCTGCCGAAGAAGCACGTCGGCAAGCGCTTTACCAAAAGCGTTGCGAAGATGATTgcgaggccatcgatgaaatcATCTTCACTATAGGAAACAAGCCTCTCCAGAAGCTCATGCACTGCCAATATGCGAAAGAGTGCATGGATGCTTTGTCAAACGCATACCAGAGAGGCGGAACACTGGTGGCTATGTCACTACGCCGTCAGCTGTTCAGGTTGGGAGATCGCCAATTCcactccctggaggaattgttcAAGGAACATTCTCGGCTCTGTATGGAGCTGGAATATGCTGACCCACAAGGTACGCATCTGGAGAAGATTCAAACATTGCTCGGAGCAGTACCACATCGTCTGAACCATGCGGTGGCAGCAATTCTCATGCTACCCGAACCGGTTTTGAAGACCAAGCCTCTCGACGAATTACATCGAATGCTGTTGGATGCCGAGACGATTCAGCGACCGGAACGACAACCGACAAATGTGGCTATGGTAGCCAAACCGAGGGATGGCATTGAATGTTTCGGATGTCACCAGATGGGCCATTACCGGAACAAATGCCCGAATGAAACGAAGAACAAAAAGTTCATCCGAAAGAAGTGGATCAGGCAGGCAAGCTCGGACAGGAAGGATCGAGAACACGCGCTGATGGTTTCCACCAGACCAGTGAAGCAAAA includes:
- the LOC5565995 gene encoding multiple inositol polyphosphate phosphatase 1 gives rise to the protein MTRIGWILPIVSIILGISAVQLVHAQNIRCCEDYCYSRDHDRSQSKHFATKTSYEVIHGSSSSREHIVPNCIPSKFWLLSRHGTRLPGKKDIELLPQALNNLRNSILDNYDNRRTAPDIGRMCADDLDLLRSWRWDRNVSVEYESFLTDQGWSDLKLLARREKDRFYEVFNGPYDKQRYLFRHTKAQRTEASFKAFVEGLFGDAAYNFINADPEPSDDTLLKPYDFCPAYDANKDKNKQPDSELNKFLRSPMYLQTLSDISTRLGFRYNLSTDQIEAMWDICRYEQAWHLQQYSPWCSVFTKSQVNVLEYKEDLKYYYQNSYGYERSADLACYAVADMMKHLGRADGQQVIAYFTHESEIQIFLAALGALKDRIALRADNYYAMQNRNFRSSELTPFASNVAVVRYQCADPVEPVKVIFFLNEKALMFDWCRVGLCNWSEVVRRYERFTKGDCAKMYCGGSGASSSTLHWTAAMGVVLAIGGTFLAQQRL